The nucleotide sequence GAGGCCACCGTGCTGCGCACCGCGCTCGAGTCCGGCGAGATCGACATCGCCGAGGGTCTCACGCCCGAGGCGGTCAAGGCCCTCTCGGGCAACCCCCGCTTCAAAATCATCAAAGCCGACAGCCTGCGGCTCAACTACCTGGGCATGAACGTCAAGGAAGGGAGCCCCTTTGCCAACCTCAAGGTGCGGGAGGCGGTGCGCTATGCCATCAACCAGGACGAGCTGGTGAACGGGCTGGTGCAGGGCAACGGCACCAAGATCCAGACCATCATCCCCAAGGGCCTCTTGGGCTATAACCCGGCTACCCCCTACAAGTTCGACCCGGCCCGGGCCAAGAAGCTCCTGGCTGAAGCCGGTTACCCCAACGGCCTCGAGTTTGAGCTGCTGGTGAGCACCGGCATCTGCGGCGGAGGGGTTCCCTGCGCCGATATCGCGGCCAAGCTGCAATCGGACTTCGCCAAGGCCGGGCTCAAGGCCAACGTCAAGGCCATCGCCAACGCCGAGGTGCTGCGCACCTACCGCGCCCAAAACCACCAGATGGTGCTGGTGGGCTGGAGCCCCGACTTCCCCGACCCCGACGGCAACGCCACCCCGATGGCGGACTTCGCCGCCAAGAGCATCGCCTGGCGCAACGTCTGGAACAACCCCACCGCCTCCAAGCTGGCCAACCAGGCCTCGCTCGAGACCGACCCCAACAAGCGGGCCGCGCTCTACAAGCTCCTCACCGAGCTGGTGCTGCGGGAGGGCCCCTACGCGATCCTCTACCAGCCTGCGGTGCCCATCGGTATGTCGGCTCAGGTCCAAGGCTTCGTGCGCAGCGCCATCGGCACGGTGCGCTTCGAGAACCTCAGCAAGGCTCAGCCCTAGCGAGGCTCCGTATGGGAAGCCGGAGGTGAAGGCTGCTCCGGCTTCTGCTTTCTAAGTCTATGTTTTCCTACCTCGTTCGCCGGTTGTTTTTTGTCATCTTCGTCGTGTGGGGGGTCACCTTCGCTACGTTTTTCATCGCCCAGGTGGTTCCCATCGACCCAGCGGTGGCTGCGCTGGGCGATAACGCGCGGGAAGAACAGATCCAGGAGTTCCGCGAGCGCTACGGCCTGAACAAGTCCAAGCCCGAGCAGTACCTCATCTACATGAAACGCCTGTTCGCGGGGGACTTGGGTAACTCCCTACGCACCCAGCGCCCCGTACTCGAGGACCTTCGGGAATTCTTCCCGGCTACTGTCGAGCTTTCCGTGGCCGCTTTTTTGGTCGCGCTCGCCCTGGGAATCCCTATGGGGATCTGGGCAGCCATTCGGCAGAACTCCTCGGTGGACGTGGGGGTGCGGATCTTGGCGCTGTTCGGCGGGGCTACCCCGGTCTTCTTCCTGGCGGTGCTGCTGCAGTATGTGCTGGCCCAGCGGCTTGATGTACTGCCGGTGCAGGGCCGCCTGGACGGCTTTTTGTTCCCTCCGCCGCGCGTCACTGGAATGGTGGGGGTTGACGCTTTGTTGGCTCGAGACTGGACGGCCTTTTTTGACTCGCTCAAACACCTGATCCTTCCGGCTTTCGTGCTGGGGGCTTTCTCGGCGGCCATCCTAACCCGCATGACTCGGGCCACTATGCTCGAGGTGCTCTCGCAGGATTACATCCGCACCGCCCGGGCCAAGGGATTGGCGGAGCGGGTGGTAATCTTTCGCCACGCCCTCAAGAACGCCTCGCTGCCGGTGTTGACCCTGCTGGGCGGGCTTTTGGGCGGTTTGCTCTCGGGGGCGGTGCTCACCGAGACCATCTTCAGCTGGCCCGGCATCGGGCGCTACGTGACCCAGTCCGCCACCAGCCTGGACTTCCCGGCAGTGATGGGCGTGACCTTGCTGGTGGGGCTGGTCTATGCCCTCATCAACCTGGTGGTAGACCTCCTATATGCCTTTCTCGACCCCAGAATTCGCTACGCTTAGGTGAAGCATGGCCGTCGCTATCCAAGCCCCGACCTCTCGACGTTCCCGCCCGCTGCGGCGCTTCCTGCGCAACAAGGGCGGGTTGATCGGCCTGGGACTTTTGGTATTGCTGGTGCTGGTAGCCGTGCTGGCTCCGGTGATCACCCCCGACCCCATCGCGCAAGACATCTCCGCCCGGCTCCAGCCGCCCTCCGCGCAACACCTCCTGGGCACCGATCAGCTGGGCCGCGACGTGTGGGCTAGGGTGGCCCACGGGGCGGGGATCTCGCTCAGGGTGGGCTTTGGGGTGGTGATCCTGTCGGTGTTGATCGGGGTGGTGGTGGGGCTGTTGGCCGGTACCCTGGGCGGGGCCTGGGACAACCTGCTGATGCGCTTTACCGACATCTTCTTCGCCTTTCCTTCGCTCATCCTGGCGATGGCCATCGCTGCAGCCCTGGGTCCCAACCTCAACAACACCGTGATCGCGGTGGCGTTGGTGAGCTGGCCGATTTATGCCCGGCTGGTGCGGGCCAACGTGCTGGCCCTGCGCGAGCGCGAGTACGTGGAAGCGGCGCGGGCCTTGGGGGCTAGCAGCCTGCGCCTGATGCTGCGCCATCTCCTGCCCAACACCCTCACCCCCGTTTTCGTGCAGGCCAGCTTTGATGTGGGCGGGGCTATCCTCACCGCTGCCGGACTCTCCTTCATCGGTTTCGGGGCCCAGCCCCCCACCCCGGAGTGGGGTGCGATGGTTTCCGAGACGCGCAATTTCATCGCCGAGGCCATCTGGGCTCCGACGGCCCCAGCGGTGGCGATCCTGCTGACGGTGCTGGCCTTCAACCTGTTGGGGGACGCCCTGCGGGACGTGCTCGATCCCAGGGCGAGGGACTGAGCGCGATGGCGGGAATTTTTCAGGGCTCGAGCACCACCTTCCCGGTGCTGGCCCGTTGCAGTACGTACTGGAAAGCCTGAGCGGCTTCTTCTAGCCGGAATACCCGGCCCACTACTGGCCTCACGTGGCCCGCGGCCAGCAGGGGGGTGAGGAACTGGGTAGCCTCCAGCATGGCCTCGCGGTCGGCCAGGAAGGGCACCAGCCACACCCCGATCACCGATAGGTTCTTTTTCATCAGCTCCACCGGACGCAACGTGGCCTGCTGCTGGCTGGCCGAGCCGATCACCAATAGACGCCCGCGCGGAGCCAGCATCCGCAGGCTTTGGGCGAAGCCTTCCCCGCCGACCAACTCCATCAGCACATCCACGCCCTTGCCGCTGGCCTCGCGGACTTTGGCCTCGAGCTCGGGGTCGGTGGAGAGAAAAGCGTGATCGGCCCCCAGGCTGCGGGCTAGCTCGAGCTTCTCCTCCCGCGAGGCGGTGGCGATCACCTGCAAGCCCATCGCCTTGGCCACCTGCACCGAAGCCGTGCCCAAGGCCCCGCCCGCGGCCTGGATCAGCACGCTCTCGCCCACTTTGGCCTGCCCCAGGCTGTGGAGGGCGAAGAAAGCGGTGTAGAAAGAGACTGGCAGGGCAGCCGCTTGGTGGGGGCTCAGGTTGGGAGGAACCGGCAGCACGGCCTGGGCCGGCACGGTCGCGTATTCGGCAAAAGCCCCGCTCCCCAGGGCAGCTACCAGCTGGCCGGGCTGCAAGCCCTCCACCCCTTCGCCCAGCTCCTCGATCGTCCCGGAGAACTCCATTCCCGGCACGTAGGGCAAGCGGGTGCGGGTGAGGTACTCCCCCCGCACCGCCAAGATGTCGGCAAAGTTGAGCCCGATGGCCCGCACCCGAACCAAGACCTCGCCTGCTTTGGGCGCGGGCTTGGGGAGCTCAGCCAGCTGCAACACCTCAGGGCCGCCCAGTTTTTGCACCACGATGGATTTCATCTTGCCTCCTCTGCGATGCGCTCGAGCTGCCCCAGGTGGTTGAGATCGTGCCCGGCGACGAAGCGCAGGAGCATCCGCAGGCTTTCCCACTCCTCCCGCTCGGGGTGGTAGTAGGTGCGCTCCAGGTCTTCCTCGCTCAGGCCGCGCAAGAGTGCGAGGTTCCAGGCCCGCAGGGCCTTAAAGGTCTCATAGGCTAGCCCCATGGGCAAGCCCCCGTAGCGTACGGCCCAGGCGTCCTGGTCGAAGGGCTGTACCGTGTGGTTGTCCTGCGCGAGGGTCTGGCGGAAGCGAAAGCCCATGGCTAGCTCGGTGTCGGCCAGGTGGCACAGAATTTCGCGCGCGGTCCACTTACCCGGAGCATAGCTCCTCTCGGGCTCGAGCCGGGGCAAAAGTGCCTCGAGCTGCTGGGGGGTGTCTGCTAGGCAAGCTAGCGGGTCACGCTCCCCCAGCAGGCCGATTATGCGGGCAAGATAGGGATTCATGCTTCCATGCTATCGCGCCGCTAACCCCTCGCGTCTTGCGCTCAGCTACGCCCCCGCAAACGACAGCTCCGCCACCTCGACCATGGGGGCCCCCAGGGCCATGCCCCAGTACTCCCACTCGAGCTCACCCCCTACCGCGCTGATGCTTTGCAAAAGCGTGAGCAGGTTTCCGGCCACGGTGAAGTTCTCCACCGCGTAGGCCACCTCACCCCCCTCGAGCTTGAGGCCCAGGGCCTGCAGGCTGAAGTCGCCCGAGATGGGGTTGGCCCCGGCGTGGAGGCCCATCATCTCGGTCACCAGGACCCCCTCTTCCAGCCGGACCCCGGATCCGGGCTTGAGGAAGAGGTTGGAGTAGCCCACCCCCAGCACGCCCTTGTAGCCGCGTTGGGCGTGGCCGGTGGACTCCACGCCCATCTTCCGCGCGGTCTCGGAGTTGTGGGCAAAGCCCTTCAGCACGCCCTGCTCGATGATGACCAGAGGGCGCGAAGGCGTCCCTTCGGCGTCGAAGGGGCGCGAGGCGATGCCGCCCGGCAAGGTGGGGTCGTCCACGATGGTCACCAGCCCGGAGGCCACCCGCTCCCCCACCCTGTCCGCCAGCAGGCTCTTGCCCTCGAGCACGTTCTTGGCCGAGAACAAGAAGCTGATGACGCCCAGGAGCTGGGCGAAAGCCTTGGGCTCGAAGTAGGCGCGGTATTTCCCGGTCTTGAGGGGCCTAGCCCCCAGCAGGCGGGCGGTGCGCTCGATGAGTTCCAGGGCGGTCTTGCCGGGCTCGAGGGCGTGGAACTCCCGGCTCACATCGACGTTCCAGCTCTGCTTGGGTGCCCCGCCCCTCTCGAGGATGGCCGAGCCCATCAACACGCTCACCCCGGTACGGTAGCCTCCGCTGGCCCCTTGGGTCGAACCCAACACCACCTCGACCTCCTGCTCCCGGTAGGCGGTGCGGGGCACCTGCTTGACCCGCGCGTCCTGACGCAAGGTGGCCTCCACCGCCAAGGCCGCGGCCTGCTTCTTTTCCAGGGGGGCCGAGAGCCCCTCGCCCAGCAGGTCGTGCTGTCCCAGCGCCTGCCCTGCCGGGATAAAAGCCTCCCCTCCGGCCTGGAGCAGGGCGTTTTCGTAGGCTTCCTGCATCGCCCAGTCCAGGGCCTCGGGGGTCTTCTCCTCGGTGTAGGCGTAGCCCACCTTGCCCTCCACCACCACCCGCACCCCGAGGCCGCCCTGGGTGGCCTGGGTGATCTCCTCCAGCCGCCCCTCGAAGGCGCTGAGGCTCATCTCGCGGGTCTCGGTGGCCAGCACCTCGGCCTCGAGGCCTATCTGGCGGGCTTTTTGCAGCAGGTAGTCCTTGGCTTCTTCGAAGTTCATGCCTGACCTCCCACCACGATCTCGGAGATCAGCAGGTGGGGCTGGCCTACCTCTACCGGCAGGCTCCCCGAGAGGCTGCCACACATGCCGGGAGCGGTCTCGAGGTCGCTGGAGACCGCCGCGATCTTCGAGATGCTGTCGGGGCCCTTGCCCACCAACATGGCTCCTCGCACCGGCTCCTCGATGCGGCCACGACGGATGATGTAAGCCTCCTTGACCCCGAAGTTGTACTCCCCCGAACCCGGCTTGACCTGCCCCCCGCCCATGTCCTTGGCGTAGAGGCCAAACTCGATCCCCTCGAAGAGCTTCTCTTTGGGGGTGTCGCCGGGGGCGATGAAGGTGTTGCGCATGCGGCTGGTGGGGGCGAAGGTGTAGTCCTGGCGGCGTCCGGAGCCCGTGGGGCGCAAGCCGGTACGCAAGGCGCCCCAGCGATCGACCATGTAGCCCTTGAGCACGCCGTTCTCGATGAGCACGGTACGCTCGGTGGCCAGGCCCTCGTCGTCGAACTCGGAGGAGCCCCAGCCGTGGGGGGTGGTGCCGTCGTCGATGTAGGTGACGCAAGAGCTGGCCACCTTCTCGCCCAGCCGGTCGGAGAGCACGCTGGCCTTCTTGGCTACCGAAGTGGTCTCCAGCAGGTGCCCCAGCGCTTCGTGGAAGATCACCCCGCCGAAGGCGTTGCCGATGACCACCGGCATGGTGCCCGCCGGGGCAGGCTTGGCCCGCAGGTTGGTCATGGCCTGCTCTCCGGCCTGGCGGCCCACCACGCTGGGGGGGTAGAGTTCGAAGAGCTCGAGACCCACGCTCTTCCCCGGCCCCATGCTCCCGGTCTGCATCCCACCCTCACCCTGGGCGATGGCGGTCACCACGTAGCGGGTGCGCACCCGGCGGTCTTCGACCCACTTCCCCTCGGAGGTCGCCACCAGCACCTCCTGCTCCCACTCCAACAGTTGGGTCTGCACCTGTTTGATCTCGGGGGCCACGCGGGCCGCCGCCTCGGCCTCCAAGAGCCGCTCGAGGCGGTAGCGCCGGTCCTTGGCCAACAGCGGGACCTCGGGCGCGTGCAAGCCCTGCGCGGCCTGCTTGCGAAAGTCCAACCCGCCCCGCCCCTGGGCGTCCACCTGCCCGGCCCGACCCTTGAGCTTGACCAGGGTCTCGGTCAGCTCCAGCAAGCTCTCAGCCGAAAGGTCGTTGGTGTAGGCGTACACCACCTCGGTGCCGTAGAAGAGGCGCAGCCCCGCGCCGTACTCGAGGCCGCTGGCGGCCTCCTTGACCTCGCCGTTCAAGACCCGCATGCCCCGCCGCTTCCAGCGCTCCACGTATAGCTCAGCGAAGTCCGCCCCCCCGGAGCGGGCCGTGCGGAGTACGTCGCTGACCAAAGTTTCCGCTAGCATTGGTTCTCCTTTCGCCTCAAAATCCCCTAGAGTCTACTAAAAACTGACCCGCCGGTCATCCACCGGGAGTACGATTGGAGCGGCTGTACGCGCGCTAAACGCGGTGGATCATCCGCGTGCACCAGCGGGATACCGTCCTCGGATAGGGCCAGTGCGCCAGGCGGCTGGCCCGAAGGGAGCGGGGCTATGGCGGCGAGGAACCGTATGGCCTGAGCCGCCGGACCTGGGCCGATAGCTCGGCCACGGCTTTCTCCAAGGCCAGCCGGGAGTCGCGCCCGGTCTTGGCGGCTTGCTCGGCTTTGACCAGGATCTCGAGGGCTTGGTCCAGCACCTCTGGGTTGACGGTCTTGGCGAGGGCCAGGGTCTGCTTGGCCGCGTAAGGATGCATCCCCAATAGGCCCGCGGCCTCACGCTCGCCCAAGAGCGGGTTCTCGTAGAGCTGTGCCCAGGCCTGGGCCAGCTTGGCGTACTGCCACGACAGCGCGCCGAGAATCCGAATGGGATCCTCCCCGCGCTCCATGAGCCCCCGTAGCTGCCGGAAAGCTGTCGAGGTCTTGCCCTCGGTGACCGCGCGCACCAGGTCGAAGCCGGAGAGGGGGGCCTCCAGCGCAACCAGGGCTTGCACCTTCTCAAGCGTGACCGGTGGGGTAACCAGGGTGAGCTTGTCGAGTTCCCGCTGGAGTGCTTCGAGCCCCAACGCCGGGTTCTCCGCGGTGCTTCGGCCCCCTAGCAAGCTGGCCAGGTACTGGTGGATGGCGGCGTTGGTCTTGAGGCCCATGGCCTTGGCCCGGTTCTCTATCCAGCGCACCAGGTCTTTGCCCTGAGGGGTGGGATGCTCGCGGATGCGTTCTTTGCCGTACCACTTGCTCCGGGCGGCGGTGGGCTTGGGGTCTAATAGCAGCACTATGGCCATCTCCGGGAGGGGCTCGAGGGCCTCCTTGAGGAGCTTCCACTCCCCCTCGCCGATCTCGCGCAAATCCACCAGCGCCCCGCTCGGCCCGAACAGGCCGCCGCTGGCCTCTTGCGCCACCAGCGCTGGCTCCGGGGGCAACAGGCGGGGGGAGAGGCCCCGCACCCTGGCCTCTTGCAGCAAGGCCTCCCGGGCCAGCAAGGGATCGCCGGTAAACGCCAGGAGCACGGCTCGGCCACCCCTTCCCGCGATGATCAGCCGAGCGCGTTGTGCCCGGTGAACT is from Meiothermus sp. Pnk-1 and encodes:
- a CDS encoding ABC transporter substrate-binding protein, whose product is MKRVVLYLATLAFAFGLGMAQDARQTTLIYGGDWSDLITLDPQVSYEFTGGLITDNLYETLVKFEGTDLSTLKPGLAESWKVERGANAWTITFNLRKGVKFSSGNEFTAKDVVYTFERALALKGPGSFLFTDIAALQPGATKALSDYVVQVSLPKTSSPSTFLSILTFNIGGIVDSAEVQKNAKGNDYGKEWLTDHSAGSGPFRLVRWDRGSQVLLEANPNARNKPKLQRIIMREIKEATVLRTALESGEIDIAEGLTPEAVKALSGNPRFKIIKADSLRLNYLGMNVKEGSPFANLKVREAVRYAINQDELVNGLVQGNGTKIQTIIPKGLLGYNPATPYKFDPARAKKLLAEAGYPNGLEFELLVSTGICGGGVPCADIAAKLQSDFAKAGLKANVKAIANAEVLRTYRAQNHQMVLVGWSPDFPDPDGNATPMADFAAKSIAWRNVWNNPTASKLANQASLETDPNKRAALYKLLTELVLREGPYAILYQPAVPIGMSAQVQGFVRSAIGTVRFENLSKAQP
- a CDS encoding ABC transporter permease, whose amino-acid sequence is MFSYLVRRLFFVIFVVWGVTFATFFIAQVVPIDPAVAALGDNAREEQIQEFRERYGLNKSKPEQYLIYMKRLFAGDLGNSLRTQRPVLEDLREFFPATVELSVAAFLVALALGIPMGIWAAIRQNSSVDVGVRILALFGGATPVFFLAVLLQYVLAQRLDVLPVQGRLDGFLFPPPRVTGMVGVDALLARDWTAFFDSLKHLILPAFVLGAFSAAILTRMTRATMLEVLSQDYIRTARAKGLAERVVIFRHALKNASLPVLTLLGGLLGGLLSGAVLTETIFSWPGIGRYVTQSATSLDFPAVMGVTLLVGLVYALINLVVDLLYAFLDPRIRYA
- the nikC gene encoding nickel transporter permease is translated as MAVAIQAPTSRRSRPLRRFLRNKGGLIGLGLLVLLVLVAVLAPVITPDPIAQDISARLQPPSAQHLLGTDQLGRDVWARVAHGAGISLRVGFGVVILSVLIGVVVGLLAGTLGGAWDNLLMRFTDIFFAFPSLILAMAIAAALGPNLNNTVIAVALVSWPIYARLVRANVLALREREYVEAARALGASSLRLMLRHLLPNTLTPVFVQASFDVGGAILTAAGLSFIGFGAQPPTPEWGAMVSETRNFIAEAIWAPTAPAVAILLTVLAFNLLGDALRDVLDPRARD
- a CDS encoding NADPH:quinone oxidoreductase family protein; translated protein: MKSIVVQKLGGPEVLQLAELPKPAPKAGEVLVRVRAIGLNFADILAVRGEYLTRTRLPYVPGMEFSGTIEELGEGVEGLQPGQLVAALGSGAFAEYATVPAQAVLPVPPNLSPHQAAALPVSFYTAFFALHSLGQAKVGESVLIQAAGGALGTASVQVAKAMGLQVIATASREEKLELARSLGADHAFLSTDPELEAKVREASGKGVDVLMELVGGEGFAQSLRMLAPRGRLLVIGSASQQQATLRPVELMKKNLSVIGVWLVPFLADREAMLEATQFLTPLLAAGHVRPVVGRVFRLEEAAQAFQYVLQRASTGKVVLEP
- a CDS encoding DinB family protein, which translates into the protein MNPYLARIIGLLGERDPLACLADTPQQLEALLPRLEPERSYAPGKWTAREILCHLADTELAMGFRFRQTLAQDNHTVQPFDQDAWAVRYGGLPMGLAYETFKALRAWNLALLRGLSEEDLERTYYHPEREEWESLRMLLRFVAGHDLNHLGQLERIAEEAR
- a CDS encoding TldD/PmbA family protein; the encoded protein is MNFEEAKDYLLQKARQIGLEAEVLATETREMSLSAFEGRLEEITQATQGGLGVRVVVEGKVGYAYTEEKTPEALDWAMQEAYENALLQAGGEAFIPAGQALGQHDLLGEGLSAPLEKKQAAALAVEATLRQDARVKQVPRTAYREQEVEVVLGSTQGASGGYRTGVSVLMGSAILERGGAPKQSWNVDVSREFHALEPGKTALELIERTARLLGARPLKTGKYRAYFEPKAFAQLLGVISFLFSAKNVLEGKSLLADRVGERVASGLVTIVDDPTLPGGIASRPFDAEGTPSRPLVIIEQGVLKGFAHNSETARKMGVESTGHAQRGYKGVLGVGYSNLFLKPGSGVRLEEGVLVTEMMGLHAGANPISGDFSLQALGLKLEGGEVAYAVENFTVAGNLLTLLQSISAVGGELEWEYWGMALGAPMVEVAELSFAGA
- a CDS encoding TldD/PmbA family protein, whose amino-acid sequence is MLAETLVSDVLRTARSGGADFAELYVERWKRRGMRVLNGEVKEAASGLEYGAGLRLFYGTEVVYAYTNDLSAESLLELTETLVKLKGRAGQVDAQGRGGLDFRKQAAQGLHAPEVPLLAKDRRYRLERLLEAEAAARVAPEIKQVQTQLLEWEQEVLVATSEGKWVEDRRVRTRYVVTAIAQGEGGMQTGSMGPGKSVGLELFELYPPSVVGRQAGEQAMTNLRAKPAPAGTMPVVIGNAFGGVIFHEALGHLLETTSVAKKASVLSDRLGEKVASSCVTYIDDGTTPHGWGSSEFDDEGLATERTVLIENGVLKGYMVDRWGALRTGLRPTGSGRRQDYTFAPTSRMRNTFIAPGDTPKEKLFEGIEFGLYAKDMGGGQVKPGSGEYNFGVKEAYIIRRGRIEEPVRGAMLVGKGPDSISKIAAVSSDLETAPGMCGSLSGSLPVEVGQPHLLISEIVVGGQA
- the holA gene encoding DNA polymerase III subunit delta, coding for MLLAFTGDPLLAREALLQEARVRGLSPRLLPPEPALVAQEASGGLFGPSGALVDLREIGEGEWKLLKEALEPLPEMAIVLLLDPKPTAARSKWYGKERIREHPTPQGKDLVRWIENRAKAMGLKTNAAIHQYLASLLGGRSTAENPALGLEALQRELDKLTLVTPPVTLEKVQALVALEAPLSGFDLVRAVTEGKTSTAFRQLRGLMERGEDPIRILGALSWQYAKLAQAWAQLYENPLLGEREAAGLLGMHPYAAKQTLALAKTVNPEVLDQALEILVKAEQAAKTGRDSRLALEKAVAELSAQVRRLRPYGSSPP